A DNA window from Acetobacter aceti NBRC 14818 contains the following coding sequences:
- a CDS encoding aminotransferase-like domain-containing protein: MRLQSSWDPHLPDGNTSPAERLAEAMGADILSGKLKVDDRLPAHRDLAWRLGIGIGSVSRAYAILERRGLVRSVHGRGMFVSVRQENSGTRFDLATNMPPPMFSNRALSSTLNKLAKQVDPDLFNVYPPIAGHPEHRRIMAHWLAELGVEVVPENLLLTAGAQQALTVALNVVRSHVTYAVTEEQTYPGMLGAMRQNHLPVHAARMDEEGILPAALDKILHKNRKERAVLYLTPTMHNPTTATMELQRRQEIVGLCRKYDALIIEDGVYVSGHNPSRPSFLELAPERTFHVSSLSKILSPGLRIGALIPPAGYMEECLPALLASSLMIAPLSYAMMALWMQNGTAESVRNALQNEAIRRQELVTASLPQVVQARHHAFHAWLPMPLKQAERVIALARDLGVSLPAATSFQTTEAPHSTGIRLAFGSVSFRRLPEALRLLQSACLDTEGKVSRDTIPIY; the protein is encoded by the coding sequence ATGCGCCTTCAGTCATCATGGGACCCACATCTACCGGACGGCAATACTTCTCCGGCGGAACGGCTTGCGGAAGCGATGGGTGCCGACATCCTTTCCGGAAAACTCAAGGTGGATGACCGCCTTCCCGCCCATCGGGATCTGGCGTGGCGGCTTGGCATCGGCATCGGCTCTGTCTCACGCGCCTATGCCATTCTTGAGCGTCGCGGACTGGTACGTAGCGTGCATGGTCGCGGCATGTTCGTCTCTGTCCGGCAGGAAAACTCCGGAACCAGATTTGACCTCGCCACGAACATGCCGCCACCGATGTTCAGCAACAGGGCATTGTCCAGCACTCTCAACAAACTGGCGAAACAGGTCGATCCGGATCTGTTCAATGTCTATCCACCGATCGCCGGGCATCCCGAACATCGCCGCATCATGGCGCACTGGCTTGCAGAACTGGGCGTGGAGGTCGTACCGGAAAACCTGCTTCTGACGGCAGGTGCGCAGCAGGCGCTCACTGTAGCTCTGAACGTAGTCCGGTCACATGTCACATACGCTGTGACGGAGGAGCAGACCTATCCCGGCATGCTTGGCGCCATGCGACAGAATCATCTGCCCGTTCATGCTGCCCGAATGGATGAGGAAGGAATACTTCCTGCCGCACTCGACAAGATTCTCCATAAAAATCGAAAAGAGCGCGCCGTCCTCTATCTCACGCCCACCATGCACAACCCGACCACAGCGACGATGGAGTTGCAGCGACGACAGGAGATTGTCGGTCTCTGCAGGAAATACGATGCTCTGATCATTGAAGACGGTGTGTATGTCTCCGGGCACAATCCGTCCCGGCCTTCTTTTCTTGAACTCGCGCCGGAACGCACGTTCCATGTCAGCAGTCTTTCCAAGATCCTCAGCCCGGGACTGCGTATCGGAGCACTCATTCCTCCGGCTGGTTACATGGAAGAATGCCTGCCTGCTCTTCTGGCTTCTTCGCTGATGATCGCCCCCCTGTCCTACGCCATGATGGCGCTGTGGATGCAGAACGGCACTGCGGAAAGCGTACGAAACGCCCTTCAGAACGAGGCCATTCGCCGTCAGGAGCTTGTTACCGCCAGCCTGCCTCAGGTCGTGCAGGCGCGTCATCACGCTTTTCATGCGTGGCTGCCCATGCCGCTAAAGCAAGCGGAGCGTGTCATCGCTCTGGCGCGAGACCTTGGTGTCTCCCTTCCCGCCGCAACATCCTTTCAGACGACAGAAGCGCCGCACAGCACTGGAATACGCCTCGCATTCGGGAGTGTATCGTTCCGAAGACTGCCCGAAGCGCTGAGGCTCTTACAGTCAGCCTGTCTCGACACAGAAGGAAAAGTGTCGCGTGACACTATACCGATATACTGA
- a CDS encoding putative quinol monooxygenase, translating to MPDTTQHVTVVASFHVKEEHLDAILPVMTACITASRLEATNLFYTCRRDLNDPLHFVFIEQWQSVAAIHEHEKQPHFLAMKAAFEKGMEGSPMVTMLEDVSAFS from the coding sequence ATGCCTGACACTACGCAGCATGTGACGGTCGTTGCATCCTTTCATGTGAAAGAAGAGCATCTCGACGCAATTCTGCCCGTCATGACGGCCTGCATCACGGCATCCCGTCTGGAAGCGACTAATCTTTTCTACACCTGCCGCCGCGATCTGAATGATCCGCTTCATTTCGTATTCATCGAACAGTGGCAAAGCGTGGCAGCGATTCACGAACATGAAAAGCAGCCCCATTTTCTCGCCATGAAGGCCGCGTTTGAGAAAGGCATGGAAGGCAGTCCAATGGTGACCATGCTCGAAGACGTGTCGGCCTTTTCCTGA
- a CDS encoding Tm-1-like ATP-binding domain-containing protein, which yields MTRIMTPHVYLLGTADTKSAELTYLRSVLAKNSIEALTVDVSTSETPCPADIPAQEVAAHHPDGEAAVFCGERGQAITAMSVALERFLPGRSDLAGVIGIGGSGGTAIVAPAMQALPIGLPKILISTVASGNIKPYVGESDIAMVYPVVDLQGLNRISRPILANAANAMAGMVRHPFVAAPETRPAIGITMFGVTTPCVTEAVRVLEPDFECLVFHATGSGGNSMERLVAQGVLRGVLDITTTEFCDFVAGGIFPCDASRLDVIAETKVPYVGSCGGLDMVNFGAVETVPKRYRDRVFVRHNPFITLMRTTVDECRAMGRLIGERLNRCDGPVRFFYPEGGFSQLDRPDQPFYDPAADMAFRDALLETLQQTADRRFISLPLAMNDPAFAQVMAGELIDLFKENDFHAPD from the coding sequence ATGACGCGGATCATGACGCCGCATGTCTATCTTCTCGGCACGGCCGACACGAAATCTGCTGAACTGACCTATCTGCGTTCCGTTCTTGCCAAGAACAGCATCGAAGCCCTAACCGTGGATGTCAGCACCAGCGAGACACCCTGTCCGGCAGACATCCCGGCGCAGGAAGTGGCAGCCCATCATCCGGATGGCGAAGCTGCCGTGTTCTGTGGAGAACGCGGTCAGGCGATCACCGCCATGTCCGTAGCACTGGAACGCTTCCTGCCGGGCCGCTCCGATCTGGCCGGTGTCATCGGCATCGGCGGCTCGGGTGGAACGGCCATCGTCGCACCGGCCATGCAGGCGTTGCCCATCGGGTTGCCGAAGATCCTGATTTCCACGGTCGCTTCCGGCAACATCAAACCCTATGTCGGCGAGTCCGATATCGCGATGGTTTATCCCGTCGTGGATTTGCAGGGGCTGAACCGTATTTCCCGCCCCATTCTCGCCAATGCGGCCAACGCCATGGCGGGCATGGTGCGCCATCCTTTTGTGGCTGCGCCAGAAACCCGTCCCGCAATCGGGATTACGATGTTTGGTGTGACAACGCCTTGTGTCACGGAAGCGGTCCGGGTGCTTGAGCCTGATTTCGAATGTCTGGTTTTCCACGCGACCGGCTCCGGTGGAAACTCAATGGAGCGCCTTGTCGCGCAGGGCGTTCTGCGGGGTGTGCTGGACATCACCACGACCGAGTTCTGTGATTTCGTCGCGGGCGGTATCTTCCCGTGCGACGCCTCCCGTCTCGATGTGATCGCCGAGACCAAGGTGCCGTATGTCGGGAGTTGCGGCGGCCTCGACATGGTCAATTTCGGTGCTGTGGAAACCGTGCCCAAGCGCTATCGTGACCGTGTTTTCGTGCGGCACAATCCGTTCATCACCCTCATGCGCACGACCGTTGATGAGTGCCGTGCAATGGGGCGTCTGATCGGCGAACGCCTCAATCGCTGTGACGGGCCTGTCCGGTTCTTTTACCCGGAGGGCGGGTTTTCACAACTCGACCGCCCGGATCAGCCTTTTTATGATCCGGCAGCGGATATGGCTTTCCGTGATGCTTTGCTTGAAACATTGCAACAGACAGCAGATCGCCGTTTCATCAGCCTGCCGCTCGCCATGAACGATCCTGCCTTTGCTCAGGTCATGGCAGGAGAACTTATCGATCTTTTCAAGGAGAATGACTTCCATGCCCCGGATTGA
- a CDS encoding phosphoenolpyruvate hydrolase family protein, with translation MPRIERSAILHRLRGLIAERKPIVGGGAGTGLSAKCEAAGGIDLIVIYNSGRYRMAGRGSLAGLLAYGNANQIVMDMAREVLPVVPNTPVLAGVNGTDPFVDFDVFLDDVRRVGFSGIQNFPTVGLIDGNFRKNLEETGMSYSLEVDVVARAHKKDLLTTPYVFDVEQAKDMARAGADILVAHMGLTTGGSIGAETAFTLDDCIKLINEISDAAKSVRDDVILLCHGGPIAMPADAQKVLSACPDCHGFYGASSMERLPTETALVEQTRTFKAMTR, from the coding sequence ATGCCCCGGATTGAACGTAGCGCCATCCTGCATCGCCTGCGCGGACTGATCGCCGAACGCAAACCGATCGTCGGCGGCGGAGCCGGCACCGGTCTTTCCGCCAAATGCGAGGCGGCTGGTGGCATCGACCTGATCGTCATCTATAATTCCGGCCGCTACCGCATGGCGGGCCGCGGGTCACTCGCAGGACTTCTGGCCTATGGCAACGCCAACCAGATTGTCATGGACATGGCGCGTGAAGTGCTACCGGTCGTGCCGAACACGCCGGTTCTGGCTGGCGTCAACGGCACCGATCCGTTCGTGGATTTCGATGTATTCCTTGACGATGTGCGTCGCGTCGGTTTTTCCGGCATCCAGAACTTCCCGACGGTAGGTCTGATCGACGGAAACTTCCGCAAGAATCTGGAAGAAACGGGCATGAGCTACAGTCTTGAAGTGGACGTGGTCGCCCGCGCGCACAAGAAAGATCTGCTGACCACGCCTTATGTTTTCGATGTCGAGCAGGCAAAGGACATGGCCCGCGCGGGCGCCGATATTCTTGTAGCCCACATGGGGCTGACAACGGGCGGCAGCATCGGGGCTGAAACGGCCTTCACGCTGGACGATTGCATCAAGCTGATCAACGAGATTTCGGACGCGGCGAAAAGTGTGCGCGATGATGTGATCCTGCTCTGTCATGGCGGGCCTATCGCTATGCCTGCCGATGCGCAGAAAGTGTTGAGCGCATGCCCTGACTGTCACGGCTTCTACGGCGCTTCCAGCATGGAACGCCTGCCGACCGAGACCGCGCTGGTTGAGCAGACCCGTACCTTCAAGGCCATGACACGCTGA